Proteins co-encoded in one Chitinophagales bacterium genomic window:
- a CDS encoding tetratricopeptide repeat protein: protein MSNKKNKPQRIGSPTKQAQNSATASPRTRKRKVWWKNQKVQYWLGTALVLTLLAYLPALFNGFVNWDDPYYLRDNTFVKKFDLGAIFTKPVAGNYHPLTMLSLAIEYQLVGMKPFLYHFTNVLLHLLNTTLVFYFIYLISNRKIEVAGIVALFFGIHPMHVESVAWISERKDVLHAFFYLAALVAYTRHVFHKKRLTSPKIQKKPQATHKYLAYMLLFFMLSLLSKAVAVTVPVVMVLLDIYLNRIRLQKNNPAILKQTLLEKVPFFVISLIFGFIALNIQKEAGAINEFEAFSPGERFAYAAYGFLNYIGKFFFPINLVAYYPYPDDLPSTFLAAPLVVLGLFAAAVYTYSKSKIPLFGLSFYAVTVALVLQFISVGVAIVADRYTYIPYIGLLFILAMGFHHLLQRKDPTGKMWQNLAKGALGLYAMVFLVATFQQTRTWNNSKILWDKVLTKFPDTAWIGYMNRATYYFNDERDYKKALTDYSTAIRIHPTRALFYYSRGLAYEQLNQNNEALNDYSKAIQLDPGYQEAISARANIYKKINPDLAMQEFENALQLDGDDYKVYINRGSFYRDKKEYDKALQDFDKAAEVCNCFEAYFNRAGIHQLLNNNQNAIADFTKAIEVKPSDANGYINRGNIYRELGQNDLALQDYTKAMNIKENYDIFYNMGLLYSQMGQNAKSLEYYTKAIALSPERADAYTNRGNVYFAAQQLDLAIADYNKSIDMNPEYGNAYGNRGAVNFQKKNYNAALQDFAKALEIDPDHKDVLLNRAATYLTLNNCELAKPDLEHLLSLNPNNGQAKKWLEKCK from the coding sequence ATGTCAAATAAAAAAAATAAACCCCAACGAATTGGTTCGCCCACCAAACAGGCTCAAAACTCTGCAACGGCAAGTCCTCGCACACGTAAGCGCAAGGTATGGTGGAAAAATCAAAAGGTGCAATATTGGTTGGGTACAGCATTGGTTCTGACCCTTCTCGCCTATCTGCCTGCTCTTTTCAATGGATTTGTCAATTGGGACGATCCTTATTACTTGCGGGACAATACTTTTGTCAAAAAATTCGATTTGGGAGCTATTTTCACCAAACCCGTCGCAGGAAATTATCACCCTTTGACCATGCTCAGTTTGGCAATTGAATATCAACTAGTTGGAATGAAACCGTTTTTGTACCATTTCACCAATGTTTTGCTACATCTCCTCAACACCACACTTGTTTTTTATTTTATCTACTTGATTAGCAACCGAAAAATAGAAGTTGCGGGGATTGTAGCCTTATTTTTTGGGATTCACCCGATGCACGTAGAATCGGTGGCCTGGATTTCGGAGCGCAAAGATGTTTTGCACGCCTTTTTCTATTTGGCCGCTTTGGTCGCTTATACGCGGCATGTTTTCCATAAAAAACGCTTGACTTCTCCAAAAATTCAAAAAAAGCCCCAGGCTACCCACAAATATCTGGCTTATATGCTGCTATTTTTCATGCTTTCACTACTGTCCAAAGCAGTAGCTGTGACAGTTCCTGTGGTAATGGTCTTGTTGGATATCTACCTGAATCGGATTAGATTGCAGAAAAATAATCCTGCAATTTTGAAACAAACGCTACTTGAAAAAGTACCATTTTTTGTTATTTCCTTGATTTTTGGATTTATTGCCCTCAACATTCAAAAAGAAGCAGGTGCTATCAATGAGTTTGAAGCATTTTCGCCGGGTGAACGATTTGCGTATGCTGCTTATGGTTTTCTCAACTATATAGGTAAGTTCTTCTTTCCCATCAACTTAGTCGCCTATTACCCTTATCCTGACGACTTGCCTTCTACTTTTCTTGCTGCTCCCTTAGTTGTTTTGGGCTTGTTTGCAGCGGCAGTTTACACCTATTCCAAAAGCAAAATTCCTTTGTTTGGTTTGTCGTTTTATGCGGTAACGGTGGCGTTGGTTTTGCAGTTCATATCTGTTGGGGTGGCTATTGTAGCAGATCGTTATACCTATATTCCTTATATCGGTCTGTTGTTTATTTTAGCAATGGGTTTCCACCACCTCCTCCAAAGAAAAGACCCTACTGGCAAGATGTGGCAGAATTTGGCCAAAGGTGCGCTCGGTTTGTATGCCATGGTATTTTTGGTGGCCACTTTTCAACAAACGAGGACTTGGAACAACAGTAAAATACTGTGGGACAAAGTATTGACAAAGTTTCCTGATACTGCTTGGATCGGCTACATGAATCGGGCGACTTATTACTTCAATGATGAACGAGATTATAAAAAGGCATTGACTGATTATTCAACCGCCATTCGTATTCATCCGACAAGAGCACTTTTTTATTACAGTCGAGGATTGGCCTATGAGCAACTGAATCAAAACAATGAAGCACTGAACGATTACTCCAAAGCCATTCAATTGGATCCTGGCTATCAAGAGGCAATTTCGGCAAGAGCCAATATCTACAAAAAAATCAATCCCGATTTGGCCATGCAGGAGTTTGAAAATGCCCTTCAATTGGATGGAGATGACTATAAAGTTTACATCAATAGAGGAAGTTTTTACCGAGACAAAAAGGAGTATGACAAGGCATTGCAGGATTTTGATAAGGCTGCCGAAGTTTGCAATTGTTTTGAAGCCTACTTCAATCGAGCGGGTATTCACCAACTCCTAAACAACAACCAAAACGCCATTGCAGATTTTACGAAGGCGATTGAAGTGAAACCAAGTGATGCAAATGGGTACATCAATCGTGGAAATATCTATCGAGAATTGGGACAGAATGATTTGGCATTACAGGATTATACCAAAGCCATGAATATCAAGGAAAACTACGATATTTTTTACAATATGGGACTGCTCTATAGTCAAATGGGTCAAAACGCCAAATCGCTCGAATACTATACAAAGGCAATTGCATTGAGTCCTGAAAGAGCAGACGCTTATACGAATCGAGGGAATGTATATTTTGCTGCACAACAGTTAGATTTAGCCATTGCAGACTACAACAAATCTATCGACATGAATCCCGAATACGGCAATGCGTATGGCAATAGAGGGGCTGTAAATTTCCAAAAAAAGAACTACAACGCAGCTTTGCAGGATTTTGCAAAGGCATTAGAAATTGATCCCGACCACAAAGATGTTTTGCTGAATCGTGCGGCTACTTACCTGACACTCAATAATTGTGAACTGGCAAAGCCTGATTTAGAGCATTTGCTTTCTTTGAATCCAAATAATGGTCAAGCCAAAAAATGGCTAGAGAAATGCAAATAG
- a CDS encoding sigma 54-interacting transcriptional regulator translates to MNIHQIDTLGKLRASGYSPQSIKEEIRNNLIQKLQNREPVFKGIIGFENTVVPDIERALLSRHNMILLGLRGQAKTRIARLMVKLLDEYVPVVKGAALNDDPLRPISRFAKDLISEHGDDTPVTWMHRNDRYTEKLATPDVSVADLIGDVDPIKAATMKLPYSDERVIHFGLVPRSHRGIFVINELPDLQARIQVSLFNILQEGDIQIRGFKVRMPLDIQFVFTANPEDYTNRGSIVTPLKDRIESQILTHYPADIKISRRITEQEAKLSSNQREKIGFNDTALDMIEQISFEARKSEYVDAKSGVSARLTISARENLASSAERRMLLNSEKKTHVRVGDFWGVVPSITGKIELVYEGEQEGPFIVAQNLIGKAIRTMFVEHFPDPESFKKSKKPNPYRRIIDWFGSGHEIDMMNDLPNEAYARMLYSIPGLIEVVKQYHRDASKDEKLFLMEFLLHGLAEYSQLNKSLVQSGFQFKDLFNSMFNLSSFEDNYDEEDEDDDNF, encoded by the coding sequence ATGAACATACATCAAATTGATACGCTCGGTAAATTGCGAGCATCTGGCTACAGTCCCCAATCGATCAAAGAAGAAATTCGCAACAACCTAATACAAAAACTTCAAAATCGAGAGCCAGTTTTCAAAGGAATCATTGGTTTTGAGAATACAGTAGTGCCTGATATAGAGCGAGCGTTGTTATCTCGACACAACATGATTTTGCTGGGTTTGCGGGGTCAAGCAAAAACACGTATTGCTCGTTTGATGGTCAAATTATTGGATGAGTATGTTCCTGTGGTAAAAGGAGCAGCTCTCAACGATGACCCACTTCGTCCTATTTCTCGTTTCGCCAAAGATTTAATTAGCGAGCATGGAGATGACACACCTGTTACTTGGATGCACCGAAATGACCGCTATACCGAAAAGTTGGCAACGCCGGATGTAAGTGTAGCGGATTTAATTGGTGATGTTGACCCTATCAAGGCTGCAACCATGAAACTACCCTATTCTGATGAAAGGGTAATCCACTTTGGCTTAGTGCCTCGCTCGCACAGAGGTATTTTTGTTATCAATGAACTTCCTGACCTTCAGGCTCGTATTCAAGTATCTCTCTTCAATATTCTTCAAGAAGGTGACATACAGATTAGAGGTTTCAAAGTGCGGATGCCTTTGGATATTCAATTTGTATTTACTGCCAATCCCGAAGATTACACCAATCGAGGAAGTATTGTAACGCCATTGAAGGATAGAATCGAAAGTCAAATTTTGACGCATTATCCTGCGGACATTAAAATTTCGAGAAGAATAACAGAACAAGAGGCAAAACTTTCGAGTAATCAACGTGAAAAGATTGGCTTCAATGATACTGCATTGGATATGATTGAGCAAATTTCTTTTGAAGCTCGAAAAAGTGAATATGTGGATGCTAAAAGTGGAGTTTCGGCTCGGTTGACGATTTCGGCTCGTGAAAATTTGGCAAGTTCGGCAGAACGCAGAATGTTGCTGAACAGTGAAAAAAAGACACATGTAAGAGTAGGTGATTTTTGGGGTGTCGTGCCTTCAATTACTGGTAAAATAGAATTGGTCTATGAAGGGGAACAAGAAGGCCCTTTTATTGTGGCTCAAAATCTCATCGGCAAAGCGATTCGAACCATGTTTGTCGAACATTTTCCTGATCCTGAATCCTTCAAAAAGAGTAAAAAACCGAACCCATATCGTCGAATTATTGATTGGTTTGGCAGTGGTCACGAAATTGACATGATGAATGACTTACCAAATGAAGCCTATGCCCGAATGTTGTACAGCATTCCTGGTTTGATTGAAGTGGTGAAACAGTACCATCGAGATGCTTCTAAAGATGAGAAATTATTTTTGATGGAATTTTTATTGCACGGATTAGCGGAATATTCTCAATTGAATAAATCTTTGGTACAATCGGGATTTCAGTTTAAGGATTTGTTCAACAGTATGTTCAATCTTTCGAGTTTTGAAGATAATTATGATGAGGAGGATGAAGACGATGATAATTTTTAG
- a CDS encoding DUF1294 domain-containing protein, protein MMVNLFYPFLIFLAVNIRAFYLMFQDKKTSRANNGMSGEGRVSEASLFLNSLLMGFVGIGLAMLVLRHKIRKPYFVWGVPLTAIYNVLLFFLLMEKLTEDYAWQFVFNLP, encoded by the coding sequence ATGATGGTCAATTTGTTTTATCCTTTCTTGATTTTTCTTGCTGTCAACATTCGGGCGTTTTACCTCATGTTTCAGGATAAAAAAACTTCAAGAGCCAATAATGGGATGTCGGGCGAAGGTAGGGTTTCGGAGGCAAGTTTGTTTTTGAACTCGCTGCTGATGGGATTTGTCGGAATAGGGCTTGCAATGTTGGTATTGAGGCACAAAATCAGAAAACCTTATTTTGTTTGGGGCGTTCCTTTGACTGCAATCTACAATGTCTTGCTGTTCTTTTTGTTAATGGAAAAACTAACAGAAGATTACGCCTGGCAGTTCGTTTTTAATCTGCCTTAA
- a CDS encoding tetratricopeptide repeat protein — translation MARSKKKSVQTKQQNTSASPKHRQRASNWWKDKTVQWSLAAILAITFIAYIPALSGEFNNWDDQLYVTDSKLIQDISPSGLIKIFSTEVAANYHPLTILSLAINYQISGLSPFSYHLFNVLLHLLNVFLVFYFTYLLTRRNLTIAAVASLFFGIHPMHVESVAWVSERKDVLYTCFFLAAMITYLKYLTHFAAKAKGKRANPQKYYIYTLLFFLFSLLSKGMAVVFPVVLLGIDFLKKRRIQKQAILEKLPFFIIALLFGITALYIQTDSGAVSDLGRFGLISRLGYASYGFLYYIAKLFLPIHLSSYHPYPNLTGQLTPIFWIAPLGVAALWGAAIYTLKSQRMTFFGLFFYAITVALVLQFITVGSALVAERYTYLSYIGLLLILGYGYHQLMQQKSSSWALWRNIATGILGFAALIFTYQTFERCKVWKNSETLWSDVMLKYPKDPKAYNSRGAYYSNHDQPEKAQKDYEKALSLMPNHDMAHYNLGNVYAEQKQYELALEAYARALQLKPKDAKVFMNRGNVYRDMKNNEAAMADYNQAIELNPNHENYFNRGILYGQMGQSDKAMEDYNTAISLKPDFADVYTNRGNIYFQAGQVDLAMADYNQSISLNPEYDKAYGNRGAAYFQKKQYDLAIQDFDKAIELDEKYTDALMNRAATYMTLQQFDKASEDLTTYIELKPDNFNVSAYHWRGQAFFKLQQYDKALADLNQLIALQPNQKAFYLTRADILQAMGRNEEAAADKLKGN, via the coding sequence ATGGCACGCTCAAAAAAGAAGTCAGTACAAACAAAACAACAAAATACATCTGCCTCTCCAAAACACAGACAGAGGGCATCTAATTGGTGGAAAGATAAAACCGTACAGTGGTCATTGGCTGCAATATTGGCGATTACCTTCATAGCCTATATTCCTGCCCTTAGTGGAGAGTTCAACAATTGGGACGACCAATTATATGTCACTGACTCTAAACTGATTCAAGATATATCTCCCAGCGGTTTGATAAAAATATTTAGTACAGAGGTAGCGGCAAACTACCATCCTTTGACAATTCTAAGCCTTGCCATTAACTATCAAATTTCTGGATTATCTCCTTTCAGTTACCACCTCTTCAATGTCCTCTTACATTTGTTGAATGTCTTTTTGGTGTTCTACTTCACCTATCTGCTTACCCGCCGCAATCTAACGATAGCAGCCGTTGCAAGTTTATTTTTTGGGATTCACCCGATGCACGTTGAATCCGTAGCATGGGTTTCGGAGCGCAAAGACGTATTATATACCTGTTTCTTTTTGGCAGCAATGATTACTTATCTGAAGTATTTGACACACTTTGCAGCCAAAGCTAAGGGGAAACGAGCCAATCCTCAAAAATACTATATTTATACCTTACTGTTTTTCTTGTTTTCACTCTTGTCAAAGGGGATGGCAGTTGTTTTTCCAGTCGTTTTGCTGGGCATTGACTTCCTCAAAAAACGACGAATTCAAAAACAGGCTATTCTCGAAAAACTCCCGTTTTTCATCATTGCCCTACTTTTTGGTATTACAGCCCTTTATATCCAAACAGATAGTGGTGCGGTCAGTGATTTAGGTCGTTTTGGATTGATTTCGAGATTGGGCTATGCTTCTTATGGTTTTTTATACTACATCGCTAAGTTATTCTTACCCATACATTTATCATCTTACCATCCCTATCCCAACCTCACAGGACAACTCACTCCTATTTTTTGGATAGCACCATTGGGCGTCGCAGCTCTTTGGGGTGCTGCTATTTATACACTCAAATCACAGCGAATGACCTTTTTTGGTTTGTTTTTCTATGCCATTACAGTCGCTTTGGTGCTTCAATTTATTACTGTCGGAAGTGCTTTGGTAGCCGAAAGATATACCTACTTGTCTTACATTGGTTTGTTGCTGATTTTGGGATATGGCTACCATCAGTTGATGCAGCAAAAAAGCAGTTCTTGGGCTTTGTGGCGGAATATCGCAACGGGAATTTTAGGTTTTGCAGCTTTGATTTTTACCTATCAAACCTTTGAACGCTGCAAGGTTTGGAAAAACAGTGAAACCCTTTGGAGTGATGTGATGCTAAAATATCCCAAAGATCCGAAGGCTTACAACAGTCGAGGAGCTTACTACTCCAATCACGACCAACCTGAAAAAGCACAAAAAGACTATGAAAAAGCCCTTTCGCTGATGCCCAATCATGATATGGCACACTATAACTTAGGTAATGTGTATGCTGAACAAAAACAATACGAACTTGCGCTTGAAGCCTATGCTCGTGCGCTGCAATTGAAGCCAAAGGATGCAAAAGTATTTATGAATCGAGGCAATGTTTATAGAGATATGAAAAATAATGAAGCGGCAATGGCGGATTACAATCAAGCGATTGAACTGAATCCAAACCATGAAAACTACTTCAATCGGGGTATTTTGTATGGTCAAATGGGTCAATCGGACAAGGCGATGGAGGATTACAATACTGCTATTTCCCTCAAACCCGATTTTGCAGATGTTTATACCAATCGTGGCAACATTTATTTTCAAGCTGGACAGGTAGATTTGGCAATGGCAGACTACAATCAATCCATTTCCCTCAATCCCGAATACGATAAGGCTTATGGCAACCGAGGGGCAGCATATTTCCAAAAAAAGCAGTATGATTTGGCTATCCAAGATTTCGACAAAGCCATTGAACTGGATGAAAAATACACTGATGCCTTGATGAACCGGGCTGCTACTTACATGACTTTGCAGCAATTCGACAAAGCATCGGAAGATTTAACTACTTATATAGAATTGAAACCCGATAACTTCAATGTGAGTGCTTATCATTGGCGAGGACAGGCTTTCTTCAAATTGCAGCAATACGACAAAGCTTTGGCAGATTTGAACCAATTGATTGCTTTGCAGCCCAATCAAAAGGCTTTTTATCTGACTCGTGCCGACATATTGCAGGCTATGGGTAGAAATGAAGAGGCGGCGGCGGATAAATTGAAGGGAAATTAG
- a CDS encoding glutamine--tRNA ligase/YqeY domain fusion protein codes for MSNTDTHTSLNFIEEIIEGDLATEKYDGRVHTRFPPEPNGYIHIGHAKSICLNFGIAQKYNGLTNLRFDDTNPVTEETEYVDGIMNDVRWLGFDWEDRLYYASDYFQQLYDFAVELIKKGKAYVDDSTKEEIAELKGTPTEAGTPSPYRDRSVEENLDLFERMKNGEFPDGSKILRAKIDMASPNMHMRDPILYRIKQQPPHHRTGDAWCIYPMYDYAHCISDAIEGITHSLCTLEFEVHRPLYDWILIELGTYRPQQIEFARLNISYMIMSKRKLRQLVEENYINGWDDPRMMTIAGLRRRGYTPASIRNFADKVGIAKRENVVDMALLEFCIREDLNKIAPRVMAVLDPLKVVITNYPEGQTEEMEADNNPEDENSGTRIIPFSREIYIERDDFMENAPRKYFRLSVGKMVRLKNAYIIQCDEAIKDENGEIVELRCSYIENSRSGSDTSGLKVKGTIHWVSISHAIEAEARMYDRLFTVEDPDGHKKDGKTFLDFLNPNSLEVLSKIYVEPSLKGAAPLTHLQFMRKGYFNVDPDSTDEKMVFNLTVPLRDSWAKQQK; via the coding sequence ATGAGCAACACAGATACCCATACCTCTTTGAATTTCATTGAAGAAATCATCGAAGGTGATTTAGCAACAGAAAAATATGATGGACGGGTTCACACTCGATTCCCACCCGAACCCAATGGTTACATACACATTGGACATGCCAAGTCTATATGTCTAAATTTTGGTATTGCCCAGAAATACAATGGTTTGACCAACCTTCGATTTGACGATACCAACCCTGTCACCGAAGAAACAGAGTATGTAGATGGCATCATGAACGATGTGCGTTGGTTGGGTTTTGACTGGGAAGATAGGCTGTATTATGCTTCTGATTATTTCCAACAATTGTATGATTTTGCAGTAGAACTCATCAAAAAAGGCAAGGCCTACGTAGATGATTCAACGAAAGAGGAAATTGCCGAACTGAAAGGTACGCCCACCGAAGCAGGTACTCCAAGCCCTTATAGAGACCGCTCGGTTGAAGAAAATCTCGATTTATTTGAGCGGATGAAAAACGGCGAATTTCCAGATGGCAGCAAAATTTTGCGGGCCAAAATTGACATGGCTTCTCCCAATATGCACATGCGAGATCCTATTTTGTATCGCATCAAACAGCAACCGCCTCACCACCGAACAGGTGATGCTTGGTGCATTTATCCGATGTATGACTATGCTCACTGTATATCAGATGCCATTGAAGGGATTACCCATTCGCTCTGCACCTTAGAGTTTGAAGTGCATCGTCCTTTGTACGATTGGATTTTGATAGAATTGGGAACTTATCGTCCACAGCAAATAGAGTTTGCTCGGCTCAACATCAGCTACATGATTATGAGCAAGCGAAAACTGCGTCAATTGGTCGAAGAAAACTACATCAATGGATGGGACGACCCTCGAATGATGACCATTGCAGGTCTGCGTCGGCGGGGCTATACACCTGCTTCTATTCGCAACTTTGCTGATAAAGTTGGGATTGCGAAGCGGGAGAACGTGGTTGATATGGCCTTATTGGAGTTTTGTATCAGAGAAGATTTGAACAAAATTGCACCAAGAGTAATGGCGGTTTTGGATCCATTGAAGGTAGTGATTACCAACTATCCCGAAGGTCAAACCGAAGAAATGGAAGCCGATAACAACCCTGAAGATGAAAATTCGGGTACTCGCATCATTCCTTTCAGCCGAGAAATTTACATTGAACGAGACGACTTTATGGAAAATGCGCCTCGCAAATATTTTCGTTTATCGGTTGGTAAAATGGTGCGTTTGAAAAATGCTTACATCATTCAATGTGATGAAGCCATCAAGGACGAAAATGGTGAAATTGTGGAGCTTCGATGCTCTTATATTGAGAACAGTCGAAGTGGTTCGGATACAAGTGGGCTGAAGGTAAAAGGTACAATTCACTGGGTTTCAATTTCTCATGCCATTGAAGCAGAGGCTCGTATGTACGACCGATTGTTTACCGTAGAAGACCCTGATGGTCACAAAAAGGATGGAAAAACATTCTTGGACTTTTTGAATCCCAATTCATTGGAGGTTTTGTCCAAGATTTATGTAGAACCAAGTTTGAAGGGTGCAGCACCTTTGACACACCTGCAATTCATGCGTAAGGGCTACTTCAATGTCGACCCCGATTCAACGGATGAAAAAATGGTTTTTAACCTCACCGTTCCTTTGCGAGATTCTTGGGCAAAGCAACAGAAATAG
- a CDS encoding tetratricopeptide repeat protein, with product MKKLYANRFIYLPKNNILNTLYQAFFFLLCFTIFQATYAQNVEELNQKGSNKAKKGDYEAAISLFSQAINVNPLYAQGYYNRANAKYDLKRYDAAVIDFNKALSLQPQYKEALNNRGLTYYQLQQYDAAKIDFDKAIELDPEYSIAYGNRGNVLYQQRKNIAALKDFDMAIKLDPKNTNAYYYRGVLYFKTDDFAACLKDFNHLLQIDPNYSKAYFYRAYANFMQRKYEAAISDFNYAIQQMPNEVDSYYFRALSKYRLDRLEEAIADATKAVNLESGHAKAFNVRADAKYKLKQYKQAEIDYTEVIAIDPTFAIAYNNRGNCRFKQQKFREAISDYTKAVQLNPENVSAFYYRGYCKYILGKYEEAISDHTEAIALDPEFAKSYDNRGDAKYRLKRFEDAIADYDTAIRLDPSLINCWYFRGYAKYELQQYDMAIKDFDQVIKLDKDYIDAYNYRGNSMYFLGKYRAALDDYNKALSIDDKYSKAYSNRSIIHRVLFNDLQASLKDCNKAIALNPELKQAFINRASTKRLMDDNKGALADFDKALEIDPEYIEAYGARANFKFVSGDYEGAIRDFTQIVNIDRKNQDAFLRRGNAKHRLNRTQAACADWKLAESLGNYEALQMLSKYCED from the coding sequence ATGAAAAAGCTATACGCCAATAGATTTATCTATTTACCAAAAAATAACATACTCAACACCTTATACCAAGCTTTCTTTTTTTTGTTGTGCTTCACGATTTTTCAAGCAACGTATGCTCAAAACGTAGAAGAACTCAACCAAAAAGGTAGCAACAAAGCCAAAAAGGGCGACTATGAGGCTGCCATTAGTTTATTTTCTCAGGCAATCAATGTCAACCCTTTATACGCTCAAGGATATTACAATCGTGCAAATGCCAAATATGATTTAAAGAGATATGACGCTGCTGTGATTGACTTCAATAAAGCACTGAGTTTGCAGCCACAATACAAGGAAGCATTGAACAACCGAGGTTTGACTTACTATCAATTGCAGCAATATGATGCTGCAAAAATAGATTTTGACAAGGCGATTGAGTTGGACCCCGAATATTCGATTGCTTACGGAAATCGGGGCAATGTTTTGTACCAACAAAGGAAAAACATAGCTGCTCTCAAAGACTTCGATATGGCGATAAAATTGGATCCCAAAAATACCAATGCCTATTATTACCGAGGTGTATTGTACTTCAAAACGGACGATTTTGCAGCTTGTTTGAAGGATTTCAACCATTTATTGCAGATAGACCCCAATTACAGCAAAGCCTATTTTTACCGTGCCTATGCCAATTTTATGCAGAGAAAATACGAGGCAGCCATTAGTGACTTCAATTATGCGATTCAGCAAATGCCCAATGAAGTAGATTCTTACTATTTTCGAGCCTTGTCTAAATACCGTTTGGATAGGCTGGAAGAGGCGATTGCAGATGCAACTAAAGCCGTAAACTTAGAAAGTGGACATGCCAAAGCCTTCAATGTGAGGGCAGATGCCAAGTACAAACTCAAGCAATACAAGCAAGCAGAGATAGATTATACCGAAGTCATTGCCATTGACCCTACCTTTGCGATTGCTTACAACAATCGAGGAAACTGTCGATTCAAACAGCAAAAGTTTCGAGAGGCTATCAGCGATTATACCAAAGCCGTACAATTGAACCCAGAAAATGTGAGTGCTTTCTACTATCGGGGTTATTGTAAATATATTCTGGGCAAATATGAGGAGGCTATCAGTGACCATACAGAAGCGATTGCGTTGGATCCTGAATTTGCCAAATCCTACGACAATCGAGGGGATGCTAAGTACCGCCTCAAACGATTTGAAGATGCTATTGCAGATTATGATACGGCTATTCGGTTGGACCCAAGTCTGATAAACTGCTGGTATTTCAGAGGTTATGCAAAGTATGAATTGCAACAGTATGATATGGCTATCAAGGATTTTGACCAAGTAATCAAACTCGACAAGGACTATATTGATGCCTACAATTATCGGGGAAATTCCATGTATTTTTTGGGTAAATACCGAGCAGCATTGGACGATTACAACAAGGCTCTCTCTATTGACGACAAATACAGCAAGGCATACAGCAACCGAAGCATTATTCACAGAGTCTTGTTCAACGACCTTCAAGCCTCATTAAAAGACTGCAATAAGGCAATCGCACTGAACCCTGAACTCAAACAGGCATTTATCAACCGAGCAAGCACCAAGCGGCTAATGGATGATAATAAAGGCGCATTGGCTGATTTTGACAAAGCATTGGAGATTGATCCTGAATACATTGAAGCGTATGGCGCTCGTGCCAACTTCAAATTTGTGTCAGGTGATTATGAGGGTGCCATTCGAGATTTTACACAAATCGTCAACATTGACCGAAAAAATCAAGATGCTTTTTTGAGAAGAGGAAATGCCAAACACCGCCTTAACCGCACTCAAGCGGCTTGTGCGGACTGGAAACTCGCTGAAAGTTTGGGTAATTATGAAGCCCTGCAAATGCTGAGCAAATATTGTGAGGATTAA
- a CDS encoding SAM-dependent chlorinase/fluorinase: MNSTIALLTDFGTKDAYVGMMKGVITSMNPDVQVLDITHEIRPQQVGEAAFILWSAYRYFPEKTIFVGVVDPTVGSERKIVVVKTPHHTFVAPDNGLLDLVLAENEVYHAVSVTNSKYFLKHISPTFHGRDIFAPIAAHLSTGVAPAALGNSINLQHNHSPFIHVTKSEKYAGKVIYIDHFGNLITNIRVLRPLHLSIQLLEHRLDSLKRTYADVEQGTPLCLIGSSGLLEISVRNGNAQNYFGAYYGVGVEVIPMIE, translated from the coding sequence ATGAACTCAACGATAGCCTTATTAACTGATTTTGGAACAAAAGATGCCTATGTAGGAATGATGAAAGGTGTCATAACAAGCATGAATCCAGATGTACAAGTGCTGGATATTACACATGAAATCCGCCCTCAGCAAGTAGGAGAAGCTGCGTTTATTTTGTGGAGTGCCTATCGTTATTTTCCCGAGAAAACTATCTTCGTGGGGGTCGTTGATCCGACAGTAGGCAGCGAGCGAAAAATCGTGGTGGTCAAAACGCCACACCATACCTTCGTTGCGCCCGACAATGGTTTATTGGATTTGGTGTTGGCTGAGAATGAGGTATATCATGCTGTTTCTGTCACCAATTCTAAATATTTTTTAAAACATATTAGTCCTACTTTTCATGGAAGAGATATCTTTGCTCCCATTGCAGCACATCTATCAACAGGTGTTGCACCTGCTGCATTGGGTAACAGCATCAATTTGCAACACAATCATTCTCCTTTTATTCACGTGACCAAATCCGAAAAATACGCAGGTAAAGTAATTTATATAGACCACTTCGGCAATTTGATTACCAATATTCGTGTTTTGCGTCCATTGCATTTATCGATTCAATTGTTAGAACATCGTTTGGATTCTTTGAAACGCACTTATGCTGATGTCGAACAGGGAACGCCTTTGTGTTTGATTGGGAGCAGTGGGTTGTTGGAAATTTCGGTGAGAAATGGCAATGCACAAAACTATTTTGGAGCATATTATGGCGTAGGAGTAGAGGTTATTCCGATGATTGAGTGA